DNA sequence from the Tenacibaculum mesophilum genome:
AGAGACTTGTGGTCTTTCGTTAGTATCGTTACTCCTATATTGTGATTTGTAAGAAGTCATCCACGCACCGTTACGTTTTCCTGGTCTTGGATGAAAATCAGCATAAAAATACGAAACAAAATTACCATCAGTATCAGTTACAGCATACGTCTTAACATCTTCATGATACTTATCAATAGTGTCAATTTCTTCAAACTGTAAATTATACAATTTGTTAGCTACAGTAAATACACCATCAATTACATTCTCTAACTTAAAATAAGGTTTTAATAATTCTTGATCTAAGTTAAACAACTCCTTTTTTAGTTTTTCAGAATAGTAAGCACCATCCCATTTTTGTAACTGGTCTATTCCGTCTAGTTTTTTAGCATAGGCCTCTAAATTATCAAATTCACGTTGCGCAGCAGGTTTCGCTTTTTCTAACAATTCATTTAAAAACTCCATAACCTTTTCAGGAGTTTCAGCCATACGCTCTTCTAATACAAAATGAGCGTGGGTTTTATAACCTAATAGGTTGGCACGTTTGTGGCGTAAGGTTACAATATCTTTTACAATTTGCTCATTGTTGTATTCATTTTGTTGGAAACCTTTTTTACCAAAAGCTATTGCTAACTTTTTTCTCAATTCTCTATTATCAGCATAGGTCATAAAAGGAATATAGCTTGGATAATCTAAGGTAATCATCCAACCCTCTTTACCTTTTGAGTTCGCAAGTTCTTTAGCAGCTTCTTTAGCGCTTTCAGGTAAGCCAGCTAAATCATCTTCATTGGTAATTAATAATTCAAAAGCATTGGTTTCAGCCAATACATGCTCCCCAAACTGTAACGATAATTTTGCTAACTCAGCATCAATTTTGCGAAGCTCAGCTTTGTCAGTTTCATTTAAATTTGCTCCGTTACGCGCAAAGCTTTTGTATTGCTTATCTAGCAACATTTCTTGTTCAGGAGTCAAGTTTAAATCAGACAATTGATTGTATACAGTTTTTACACGTTTAAACAACCTTTCATTTAAAATCATGTCGTTTCTAAACTCACTTAACCAAGGAGAAATATCTTTAGCTATTTTTTGAATTTCTTCATTTGTTTCGGCAGAGTTTAAGTTGAAAAAGATAGAAGTAGCTCTATCTAACTTATTACCTGTATTGTCTAAAGCGACTGTAGTGTTTTCAAAAGTTGGAGTTTCAGAGTTTTCTACAATAGCATCAATTTCGTCTTTAGCTATTTGTATAGCTTCTTTTATAGCGGGTTTATAATCTTCTTCTTTAATTTGAGAAAAAGGGGGCGTATTAAAATCTTGTAAAAGTGGATTTTTAGTCATGAAAATTTAGTTTAAAAAATTGAAGAAACCTCACAAATAAAAAAATCTGTGAGGCCTTCAAGTTAATATTGTACTAAGGTACTTATTTTTTTACGCTTTCAGAAGCTTTTTCAACTTTCAGTTTTAAGCCTTCTTTATAAGCGATAATTTTGTCTAACACACATTTGTCTGAAGCTCCAATAATTTGAGCTGCTAAGATTCCTGCATTTTTTGCCCCATCTAAAGCAACTGTAGCCACAGGAACACCCCCTGGCATTTGAAGAATAGATAACACAGAATCCCAACCATCAATAGAGTTTCTACTTTTAACAGGAACTCCAATTACTGGTAACGGACTCATACTGGCTACCATTCCAGGTAAATGAGCAGCACCACCAGCACCGGCAACAATAACTTGTACGCCACGCTTGTGTGCATTGTTAGCGTAATCGAATAATTTTTCAGGAGTTCTGTGTGCAGATACGATATCTACTTCTACTTGAATATCAAAACTCTCTAAAATATCAATTGCTTCTTGCATAATTGGAAGATCTGAATCGCTTCCCATGATAATTCCTACCATAAATTTATGTTTTTGTCATCTCGAACGTAGTCGAGAGGTTATTTTGCTATTACCTTAATAGTTTCTTTTACTTGTTGAGCGACTTTTCTCGCTTCATTTATATCTTCATTCACAATAGTTACGTGTCCCATTTTACGGAAAGGTTTGGTTGTCTTTTTTCCGTAGATGTGAGGAGTAACGCCGTCAATCTTTAAAATTTCTTCAATGTTTTCGTATACTACATCACCAGTATAGCCTTCTGCCCCCACTAAATTCACCATAATTCCAGCTACTTTACTTTCGGTATTTCCTAACGGAAGGTTTAAGATGCTACGTAAGTGTTGTTCAAATTGGCTAGTATAACTTGCTTCAATAGAATAATGCCCTGAATTATGAGTTCTTGGAGCCGCTTCATTAACTAAAATTTCGTTATTTTCAGTTTGGAACATTTCCACAGCTAACAATCCAACAAAATCAAATGCATCCGCAACTTTTAAAGCAACTTCGCGCGCTTTTTTAGCAACTGCATCTTCAATTCTAGCAGGACAAATTACATACTCTACCTGATTTGCTTCTGGGTGAAATTCCATTTCAACTACTGGGTAAGTTTTAGTTTCTCCGCTTGCATTTCTTGCAACAATAACAGCTAATTCATTTTTAAAAGGAACTAGTTTTTCAGAAATACACTCACCAGTAGGTAGGTTTTCTAAATCGCTGATGGCACGAACTATTTTTACTCCGTTACCATCGTATCCAAATCGAGCAGATTTCCATACAAAAGGAAAACTAACAGCTTCATTACTTATAGCATGTTTTAATTCTTCTAAAGAAGTAAACCTAGAAAAGTCAGCAGTAGGGATGTTATTATCGTGATAAAACACCTTTTGATGTGCTTTGTTTTGAATAGTTCTTAAGTTTTTAGGCTTTGGAAAAATGGTTAGTCCCTCAGCTTCTAAAGCATCTAAAGCATCAATATTTACGTTTTCAATTTCTATGGTTAACAAATCTACTTGCTTTCCAAAATTGTAAACAGTATCATAATCTAATAAATCTCCTTGATGGAATTCGTTACATATCTGAGCGCAAGGAGCATCAGCGTTTCCGTCTAAAATAACAGTATAAATGTCGAATTTTTGCGTTTCGGTAAGTAACATTCTTCCTAATTGGCCGCCTCCGAGTACACCCAATTTAAAGTTTGAAGAAAAGTAATTTTTCACGATAAATGTGTTAATTGTGTTGTTGTTGCTGCAAAAATAAGAATCTAATTGTTAGTACAAATAGTATTAACGAGATATTCTTAACTGATTGTTACTAATAGGAGTAACAAAATACATTAATGCATTACAGCCCTCACCATCTAAAGGAGTACCACCTGAAAGGTAGTTATACTTTTTATCATCACACGGACAGGTTATTTCCACTCCGTTGAAAGTCATTAAAGAGTTACAGTTTTGTTCAGGACATTGTTGATCAAAAGCTCTGTAACCAGAAGTTCCTGTTCTAAAAATAAAAACATTTCGCCCTTGTATTACGTTTTGCGATTCTCCTCCAGGAACTAATAAACCACTAAATTCTGGAAGAGATAAATCAATAATAGCATTCATTTTTATTCCAGAAAAACAGTTGTTAATAGGAGTGTTATCACTACAGCTAAAACAAATTATAACAAGAAATAAATAAAATATTTTTTTCATTTTTTAGTATAGAAGTTGTTATTGTAACGCAACGAAGTTACAAATATTTTGTACATTTGTAAGACAATCTCATTCCTAACGGCGTGAGATTTTTAAATTTAACCCACAGGGTTATAGGAAGAAAAGTTATATGCTTCTTACAAAACGTTAAAGAAAGTGTATAAAAGTTTGTTGATTTTAAAAAGAGAGAAGAGATGAGTAATGTATCATATTATACGGAAGAAGGATTAAAGAAACTTAAAGAAGAATTAGCGCATTTAGAGCAAGTAGAAAGACCACGTGTTTCTCAAGAAATTGCAGATGCTCGTGATAAAGGAGATTTGAGTGAGAATGCAGAATATCACGCTGCAAAAGAAGAGCAATCGTTGTTAGAAACAAAAATTGCAAAATTAAAAAACGTAGTAGCTAACGCTCGTATTATTGATGAAAGTCAGTTAGACACCTCTAAAATTTTAATCCACTCAATAGTGAAGATTAAAAATACAGTAAACGGAATGGAGTTTACGTATACGCTAGTAGCAGATAGCGAAAGTGATGTAAGAAACGGAAAGTTATCTGTTAATTCACCAATAGGTAAAGGATTGTTAGGTAAAAAAGTAGGTGATGTTGCCGAAATACAAGTGCCTAACGGAATTATGAAGTTTGAAGTAATGGAGATTTCTCGATAAGAGAAAAAACAAATACAAAAGAGTAAAGATTTATTCGGGTTTTAGCTTCGCTAGAACCCGATTTCTTTTTTACTTTTACTGTAAAATTAAATTAAAGAGACATGGCAAGTATTTTTACAAAGATTATAAACGGAGAAATTCCATCGTATAAAATAGCTGAAGATGACAACTATTTTGCTTTTTTAGATATCAATCCAAATGCAAAAGGACATACGCTAGTAATTCCTAAACGTGAAGAAAATAAACTATTTGATTTATCGAAAGAAGAGTACGACGGATTAATGTCTTTCTCTTACAGAGTAGCCAAAGCTATTGAAAAAACAATTCCGTGTGAACGCGTAGGAATGAGTGTAATTGGTTTAGAAGTGCCTCATGTACATGTACACTTAATTCCGTTGAAAACGATGGAGGATATCCGTTTTATAAAGAAGGAAAAATTAACAAATGAAGAGTTTGTAGCAGTGGCAGAAGAAATTACTAAGAATTTTGAATAAATAAAAAGAGTTATGAAAAAGTGGGTTAAAGAAGGTTTAACCTGGGGAGTAATTATGTTTATAATAATGGTAATATTCTTTCCGTGGTATGATGGAGAGGAAATTACATTAAAAAGAATGCTTGTAGGAGCGCTTATATGGGGAGCAGGAGGCTTCTTTTACGGTTTTTTAATGAACAAACTAAAGAGAGACAGTTAAACCTTATTCAATAAGATTTCAAAAGTAGTTCCTTTTCCTAGTTCAGATTTTAACACATGTATTCTTCCGTTATGGTAATCTTCGATAATACGCTTAGAGAGCGATAAACCCAGACCCCAGCCACGTTTTTTTGTGGTAAATCCTGGGTTGAATATTTGTGAAAATTGTGTTTTAGGAATCCCTTTACCAGTATCTGAAATTAAGATTTTTACATTTTTAGAACTTTCACTAATGCTAACAGATAGACTTCCTTTGCCTTGCATAGCATCAATAGCGTTTTTAATTAAGTTCTCTATTACCCAACCATATAATTCGGTATTTATATTGATTCGGATTTCTTCAGTTTCGGTAGTAAAAGAAAAAGAAATTTGTTTAGAACTTCTATTTTCTAAGTAGTCATAAGCAGTTTTAGTAATCGATACAACGTTATTGGGTTTTAACTCAGGAAGAGACCCTATTTTAGAAAAACGATTTGCGATGGTATTTAAGCGTCGCACATCTTTTTCAATTTCATCAACATAATCGTTACTTACATTTTCAGCACGTAAAATAGCTATCCAGCCTAATAATGAAGAAAGTGGCGTTCCTATTTGGTGTGCCGTTTCTTTAGCCATTCCTGTCCACAACTTATTTTGTTCAGCTACTTTGTTAGACTTGTACACCATGTAAATGATGGTAAGAAACAACCCTAAAATTAGTACTAAGGCAAGCGGATAGTATTTGAGCTTGTATAAAAGGTCAGAATTTCTATAGTAGATATGTTCTTTAATTCCTAAGTATTCTATCGCAATTGGCTCATTTTGATTTTTCATGATGCTCAATTGCTTTTGAAGGTATTTAGGATCCGTAGACTTTATAGAGTCTAAGTTATGGAACTGTTTTATTTCGCCATCTTTACCAACCAAAATAGAAGGAATGTTCTCTATGGTTTCGTAAACTTTGTTTACTAAATTAAAGCTACCATTAGAGTCAGGGTTTGAAGCTACCTCCTTAATTGCAGTAGCATAAATCTCCATTTTAGCGCGTTCATCTTTTTTAAATTTTTGAAAAAACACATAGGTATTCCATAAAATAAATAAAACGATAAGTAAGGAAATACTAATTGCAATTCGCTTTACCCAATAAGTGTTTGTAAAAAAAGCCATCAATCAAATATAAACTATTCTCTAGAATAACTAAATTTATAAATAGGTAGTATATTTACACTAAAATTATATAGAATGTTATCAATAAACCCTAAAGATATACCAACTTCTAAACTGCATGGATATTTATTAGGAGCAGTAGCACCAAGACCTATTGCTTTTGCAAGTACTGTAGATGCAGATGGAAACCCAAATTTATCACCATTTAGTTTTTTTAATGTATTTGGGGCAAACCCACCAATTATGATTTTTTCTCCAGCACGTAGTGTAAGAGGAAATAAAACCAAACATACGTTAGATAATGCTGAAGCTACAAAAGAAGTGGTTATTAATATTGTGAATTACGATATTGTTCAGCAAATGTCGTTGAGTAGTACGATGTATCCTAAAGGAGTTAATGAATTTATAAAAGCTGGTTTTACAATGTTACCTTCAGATGAGGTAAAGCCGTTTAGAGTAGCAGAATCTCCTGTACAATTTGAGTGTAAAGTAAAAGACATTATTTATACAGGTGAAGAAGGCGGAGCAGGAAACTTAATTGTGTGTGAAGTAGTAAAACTACACGTAAACGAAAATGTGTTAGCAGAAGATGGCAGTATAGATCAACATAAAATAGATTTAGTAGCCAGAGCAGGAGGAAATTATTACAGTAGAGCCAGAGATGGCTTTTTTGAAATACCAAAACCACTAACTACCTTAGGAATTGGAGTAGACCAAATACCTGCTGAAATAAGAAACAGTAGTATATTAACAGGAAATAATTTAGGGATGTTAGGTAATGTAGAACAGCTACCTACAGAAGAAGCTGTTAATAACTTTGCAAAAGAACATTCACAATTTGTGGGTATTTCAACTGAAAAAAAACATACTTTTGCACAAGAGTATTTACAAAACAATGATGTAGAAAGTGCTTGGAAGGTACTTTTAATTAAATAGATAAGAAATGGAAGTAATAGGGAAAATCAAATTAATTAACGAAACGCAAACATTTGGATCTAACGGATTTAGAAAGCGTGAAATGGTTGTAACTACTGATGAGCAGTACCCACAAATGATAATGATTGAGTTTATTCAAGATAAATGTGATTTATTAAATAATTATCAAGTAGGGCAAGATGTAAAGGTTTCTATTAATTTAAGAGGAAGAGAATGGATTAACCCACAAGGAGAAGCAAAATACTTTAATTCTGTTCAAGGATGGAGAATTGAAAACTTAGCACAAGCAGCTCCTCAAAACATTCCACCTGCTGATCAATTTGAACCAGCTCCAGATTTATCTGCAAACGAACCAGATGACCTACCTTTCTAAGAATACTTAGAAAAAATATGAATACAACAAAAAAGAGCGCAAAATTTGCGCTCTTTTTATGTTTTGCGGAAAACTACATATTTACTTACGGTTATCCCTTTTAATAAGTTAAAAATCAGTTATATATTTGTAGTATAATCATTCAATAAATAATTATTGATTGAAAAATTTAAGGGGAAATAAAAACCTTCTGATATTAAATCAGAAGGTTTTTTAATTATATAAGTGTTAGTGGTGTGGTTACTTTTTTGTTGGCTTTTTCTCAGGCATCGGACCTCTTAAATGAATAATTAATCCGTTTAAAAAGTTACGTAAAAACTGATCACCGCATTCCATATACTTAGGGTGATCTTCTTTTCTAAAAATAGCGTTGATTTCCGATTTAGAAACTTTAAAATCTACCAAAGAGCAGATGTCAATAATATCAGTATCTCTTAATTTATGTGCTACTCGTAGCTTTTTAAAAATATCGTTGTTAGTTAGTCCCATAATTATTTTAAGTTAATTTACTACTGAAAAAATAGCCCATGCATAAATAGCAAAACGAGCAAAACGAAATAAACCTACAAAAACTACATTTTTAAAAGGATATTTAATCATACCAGCAGTTAAACAGCTAATGGCAAAGGGTAGTGGTAATAGTGCACCTACCAAAATTAAAAAACCTCCCCATTTACTTGTGTTTTTAAGGTTTTTAGCCATTTTAACCTCTAAATAATTTCTTACAGAGTCAATCTTTAAAGAAGCTCTTCCTATAAAATAAGCACACAAACCTCCTAAATAAGATAGTGTCGCTAACAAAGAAATATTTACAATAGGATCTTCAGTTTTCTTAGACCATGCGATGAAAATTTCTGGCGGAATTAATCCTAAAATTGTTTCAGAGATAAAAAAAGTAATTAAAACTCCTGTTCTAGAAAAGGTTTCGGTCATGGTTTGTAAACCATCGTTAATATTATAAACATACTTGTTAAATAATAATAACCCTACAATAACGCCTACAATTGGCCAAAAAGCTTTTTTTAAGCTTACCCATATAAACATATAAAAACCAGTGCGATTATAATAGTTGTGTAAACGTTTATAATGCGGTTTATCTATTTTCTTTTTGTTATTTTTTTTATTCTTTTTACTCATCGCTAAAAAAAGCATCTAATTTTTAGGAATAGCAAAAGTACGAGGTAATTAGAAATTACACTAACAAATAGTTGTTAATTATTACAGGTTTGTAATAGCAGCCTCAGCACAACGTTCACCGTCCATAGCAGCTGAAATAATACCACCGGCATAACCACCACCTTCACCACAAGGAAAAAGCCCTTCAATTTGTGGATGTTCAAGGTTTTCTTTTCTTGGAATATTTACAGGTGATGAAGTCCTAGACTCCACTCCAACAATGTTTGCTTCCGCAGTATAGTACCCGTGCATTTTTTGTCCGAAAGCCGCAAAACCTTTACGTAATCTGCTTCCAATTAATTTAGGAAGTAACGAATGTAGCGGAGAAGAATTTAATCCGGGTTGATACGAACAGTCATTTAAAGAAGAAGACAATCTACCTTCCACAAAATCGGTTAAACGTTGTGCTGGAGCAACTTGACTTCTTCCACCTGCGTTAAACGCTAACTTTTCTAAATCTTTTTGATATTGTAAGCCTTTTAAAACTCCATATTTCTCATACTTCGGTAAGTCTTTATCAACATTAATTTCAACGACAATACCCGAATTTGCAAACTTGTTATTACGACGCGATGGTGACATTCCGTTTACCACCACTTCACCATTAGCAGTTGCAGCAGGAACGATGAATCCACCAGGACACATACAGAATGAATACACTCCACGGTTTCCTACTTGGTGTACTAAACTATATGCAGCAGCAGGTAATAACTCATCACGTTGACCTGAACAACTATATTGAATTTGATCGATAATTTCTTGCGGATGCTCTACACGAACCCCCATAGCAAACGATTTCGCTTTTAGCAAAATGTCTTTTTTATGCAATAGCTCGTATATATCTCTTGCAGAATGCCCAGTAGCCAAAACAACAGCATTTACAGCCATTTCAGTCCCGTTTTGTAACTGTATAGCTTGTAGTTTATTGTTTTTAACAATAAAATCGGTCACACGAGTTTCAAAATGAACTTCACCACCATGTTTTAAAATCGTTTCGCGAATATTTTGAATAATCTTCGGAAGTTTGTTCGTTCCTATGTGCGGATGCGCATCTACTAAAATTTGATCGGTAGCACCGTGATATACTAAATTTTCAAATATTTTACGAACATCACCACGCTTTAAACTACGGGTGTATAACTTTCCGTCCGAATACGTTCCTGCACCACCTTCACCAAAACAATAGTTAGAGTCTGGGTTTACTTCATGAAATTGATTAATAGCACGTAAATCTCTACGACGATCTTGTACATTTTTACCACGTTCAAGTACAATAGGTTTATAGCCTAACTCAATACAGCGAAGTGCTGCATACATTCCCGCAGGACCAAAACCTACAATATGAATTTCTTTCGCATTTGATACGTCTTGATATTCAAAAATATAATCAGGAGTATCAGGTTGCGGTTTGTTAATGTACACCGCTACTTTATAATTAAAGATAACTTCCTTTTTACGTGCATCAATCGATTTACGTAACACCTTTACGCTAGTAATATCAGCAATGCTAATACCTAGCTTTTTAGCAGCTTTTAGCTGTAAAATATTGTCTTTGCGTTCTTCTACTAAATTAACACGTAATTGAAGTTCTTTTACCATATTGCAAAACTAGGTAAAAAACTATTTATTCTATTTGATTATTTTTAGCAAATCAAACTTTAAACAATGAAGATTACGCAGGTTATAGAAAATGTTTTTAAAAAATATTTACCCTCACCTTTTACCATCGCTATATTATTAACACTGTTAACTCTTTTATTAGCACTGTTTTTTACAAAACCAGAAGAAAGTTCTGTGGTTAATTATTCTTTAGAGGTGTTACAATTTTGGGAAAACGGAATTTGGTCTAACGGATTACTTGTTTTTGCCTATCAAATGATGTTGATTTTGGTATTAGGGCATGTATTGGTGTTGAGTAAGCCTGTGAGTAATTTAATTTTAAAAGTAACAAAATTCTGTACCAACACAGCAAACAGCGCAGCTATTGTAAGTTGTACTACTATGTTGGTAGCTTTTTTTAATTGGGGGCTAGGACTCATTTTTGGTGCTTTGTTGGCACGTAAAGTAGCAGAACATGCACAAGAACACAATATCAAACTAAATTATCCAATGATTGGAGCGGCGGGTTATATGGGATTGATGGTTTGGCATGGTGGAATTTCAGGATCGGCACCGATAAAAATTAACGAAAGCGGACATATTAAAAGTATTATGCAATCGGTTTCTTCGGATGAGGTTTTAGCTCAAATACCTGATGTGATTGATTATTCTCAAACGATTTTTAGTTGGTGGAATTTGCTGATTTTTTTCGTGGTAGTAGCGGCGGTATCGGCAACCTTTTATTTTTTAGGAAAGAAAGCAGCTCCAACAGCGATTAATTTACCAGAATATCAAATGCATACCGATGAAAAGGTTAGTACACAAGCAGAAAGATTGGATAGTTCTCAATGGTTAGCCATTGCTTTTGGTGTGTTGATTTTAGTGGCGTTTGGTTATCGTTATTGGGCAGACATTCAGCAGTTAAAAATTACGCCTAACCTAATTAACTTTTTTATGTTAGGATTAGGAATTATACTACACGGAAGTTTTAAAAAGTTTACCAATGCTGTGGGAGAGTCAATTAGTGATGTATCTGGAATTTTAATTCAGTTTCCATTGTATTTTGGTATTATGGGCGTGATGAAAAGTACGGGGATGGTTACTTTAATTTCTGATTTTTTCGTGTCGATAGCAACTGCAACGACCTTACCCATATTTACATTTTTTAGTGCTGGTTTGGTCAATGTTTTTGTGCCAAGTGGGGGAGGGCAGTGGATTGTACAAGGACCTATTGTGGTAGAAAGTGCGTTAAAATTAGGGGTTCCGTTGCCTAAAGCAATTATGGCATTAGCATACGGAGACCAAATAACGAATATGTTACAGCCTTTTTGGGCATTACCCTTATTAGGAATTACGAAACTAAAAGCAAAAGAAATTTTACCCTATACGTTAATTGCAATGGTGGTAGGTAGCGTAATTTATTTGTTAGGACTTACCTTGTTTTAAGAGTTTATTGAGGAAACATCAGCGCGTCACGTTGATGGTTTCGTTGTGTTGAGGAAATGCCAACGAACTTCGCTGATGGCGACTATACCACGTTTTTATTAATAAAACGTTGATGTTGAATTCACGGATATAGTATTTTTGTAAAAAAGAATGTAACGAATGATTTGGCTTTCTGAAAAAATAGAGTTTCCTCCGTATGAGTTGGCTACTGATGATGGTTTACTGGCTTTGGGCGGTGATTTATCGGCTGAACGATTGGTGTATGCTTACCAACATGGAATTTTCCCGTGGTTTAATGAAGGGGAGCCGATTGTTTGGTATTCTCCATGGGAGCGTATGGTGTTATTTCCTGAGGAAGTGAAAATTTCCAAATCAATGAAACAGGTATTGCGAAAAGGTGGTTTTACGATAACGGAAAACAAAGCTTTTGATGAGGTGATTTTTAATTGCCGACACATCAATCGTTTTGACCAATTAGGTACTTGGATTACCGATGAAATGGAAGATGCTTATATAAACCTACACGATAAAGGCTATGCAAAATCTATTGAGGTATGGATGGACGACAAACTGGTTGCAGGTTTGTATGGAGTAGATTTAGGAAATGGCGTTTTTTGTGGCGAAAGTATGTTTAGTAAAGTAAGCAATATGAGTAAAGTTGCGTTTATCCATTTAGCTCAAAAGGGAGGCTACAAACTCATCGATTGTCAAGTATATAATGACCATTTAGCAAGTTTAGGCGCGAGAGAAATTCCTAGAGAGGAGTTTTTGAAGTGGTTGTGAACGGTTTTGTGTATGAGTAGTAGCGGGTTTTACGCAACTACTTTTCGGAATGTAATATATCTTTTTAAAATGAAATAGCGATTCGAGTTGTCACCCGAACCGCTATTGCTTATACGTTTTGTTAGCGGTAGTTTTTTTCGCCTATTAATTTAGTTCATATACTTATCCAAGAACGAAAGAACTTTTTCGGGATTTCTACCAAAGTAATTGTAACCATCTTTAAATCTAAAAGGCGTATTTTCAATCCAATGGATTTCCTTTTCTTTACTACCAAGAAGGTCAAAAGTTTTTTGTCCATCTTCAGGATTTTTAGTCCAAGCATCGTCTTTTACTTGTATCATAAATACTGGCATTTTTACATTTGGTGCTGCTGTATGTGGTGTCATTTCGTCCATTAACCATCCTCCCATTTTTAATAGTTCGAAGTCAACCAAATCTAAATATTGACTTACACCTTGTAGTCCAGAAAAAGCTTCGTAGATAGCTCTCATAGATACCACCATTGGGCTTACCATACATTTTACATTTTCAAATAATTCAGGGTAGCGACTAATTGCCTCGTACTGTGAATTTCCTCCCATACATTGGCTATAAAGAGCAACTTTCATTTTGCTTAATCTTGGATGATTGTCTACATATTGTTTTACACCAACGCAATCTCTCCATTCTAATTGACCTATTCCACTTATTCCATTGTTAGATGAGCCACTCCTTCCGTGATTTCTTATGTCATAAGCCAATACGTTATAACCAGCATCTGTTAAATGTTTCATTTGTACTACAAAGTCAATCTCAACATTATCGTATCCACTAAAAGGTAAACCAAAATGCCCTTGAAATCCTGAACGACACATAGGTAATGCGTGGTTGAAGATTACTAATTTGTTACTTTCTCCGCCTTTTGCAGGAATGTACCAACCATCTAAAGGCACACCATCAACACCTTTAAGGAAAACATCTTCCCAATCTGTCATTCCATAGTCGTCTGGTGTTTTATGAATTACACTTCTAAAGGGTTTACAAACATTAGCCAATCCTATTACTTTCTCATAATCTGCTTCTGAAATTTCATTTAACTGTTTAATAGCATTTTCTATTCTTTCTTTAGACATTCTTGATTTATGAGTTGAAGCTCTTTCGCTTCCTGCAAAATTTACTTGATTTTCCATTGTATTTTAATTTTAAATTAATAATACAACAAAATTACAGTGAGATATCTGTTTAGTACTAAAACAGATTACTTGAAGACTGAAA
Encoded proteins:
- a CDS encoding alpha/beta hydrolase family protein, with translation MENQVNFAGSERASTHKSRMSKERIENAIKQLNEISEADYEKVIGLANVCKPFRSVIHKTPDDYGMTDWEDVFLKGVDGVPLDGWYIPAKGGESNKLVIFNHALPMCRSGFQGHFGLPFSGYDNVEIDFVVQMKHLTDAGYNVLAYDIRNHGRSGSSNNGISGIGQLEWRDCVGVKQYVDNHPRLSKMKVALYSQCMGGNSQYEAISRYPELFENVKCMVSPMVVSMRAIYEAFSGLQGVSQYLDLVDFELLKMGGWLMDEMTPHTAAPNVKMPVFMIQVKDDAWTKNPEDGQKTFDLLGSKEKEIHWIENTPFRFKDGYNYFGRNPEKVLSFLDKYMN